In Thermotoga sp. KOL6, the DNA window TCTTTAGAACCCAACAGAGAATTCTCAGAAATCATGGAATTCGCCGCAGGAAAACTTTCGGAATCGATACCGTTCAAAAACTTTTCGATAAAACTAATAGAACGCTCTACGAACAAAGTTCTGGAAGAATTTTCCACATCTTTTTTGGAAACTCCCATCAAATCAGATTTCCTCGAAATTGCGCCTTTTAGAACAAGCATGTCGTTCAATTTGGATATGAAACATAACATGATGATGTATGTCGAGACAGACCTAGAGTGTGACGAGAAAGTAGCATGGGAAATGATAGAAATACTCGAACAGTTTGGGAACATGTTGTCCATCGCTCTCAGAGAACGTCTGTACAGAAGCAGAAGTATAAGAGATCAACTCACCAACGTCTTATCCAGATGGTATTTCATGGAGCGCTTTGAAGAAGAGGTTTACAAGTCAAACAGATACAGAATTCCTGTCTCTCTTATCATGTGTGACATCGATGATTTCAAAAAAATAAACGATCAATTCGGTCACACAATTGGTGACAAAGTGTTGAATTGGGTGGGTAAGAAATTATCTTCCATTCTGAGAAAGAGTGATCTGATCGGAAGGTATGGAGGAGAAGAGTTCATAATAGCGCTTCCCGGAACTCCTTTGGACGAGGCAAAAGTAGCAGCAGAGAAGGTGAGAAAACTCGTTAAAGAAGATGAAGGAAATCTCTACCACATCACCATGAGTTTCGGAGTAGCGGAGTATCTTCCTCCAGAAGATCCTTCTGAAACTATAAAGAGGGCCGATATGGCCCTCTATCTGGCGAAACAGCGTGGGAAGGACAGAGTAGTCACAGAGAAAGAATTTTCTCAACGATTTTCCTGAATTCTTCTTCTATGCTTGTTCCTCTTTTATAGACAACGATGGGTTTCCCCTCATCGGAAAGGGAAACAATATCTGGATCCATTGGTATTCTGGCAAGAAGGGATACATTGAACTCTTGCGCTATTTTCTCGGTTTCACCTTTTCCGAAGACGAATATCTTCTCTCCACAATTCGGGCAGACCAAATAAGACATATTCTCTACTATTCCTATCACCTTACCACCCAGCCTTTTTACAAAATTCATAGCTCTTCTCACATCGTCTCCTGCGACCTTTTGAGGTGTTGAAACAATGACAACACCGTCTGGTTTGATCACCTGAAAGGTTGAGAGCGCTTCGTCTCCAGTTCCTGGTGGAAGATCACAAACCAGATAATCAATCTCACCCCATTCAACGTCGTTTGCAAGCTGCTCTATGGCTTTGTGTTTCAACGGACCCCTCCAAATCACCGGAGCTCCTTCTTGCAAAATCATTGCGAGAGAGAATACTTTCAAAGAACTTCCATACTTTGCCGGTACTATCTTCTCACCTTCGGAGGGTGGAAGGGAAACTCCTAACATCCTTTGAACGTTGGGGCCATGGAGATCGAGATCGAGGAGTCCAACTTTGTAACCCTCTGCAGACAAAGAAACGGCCAAATTCACTGCAATTGTTGTCTTTCCAACCCCACCTTTTCCACTCATCACAGCAATTTTTTTTGTATTTTCCAACATCCAAAACACCTCACGATGCCAGCGCTTCTTTGGCTATCTTCACGTACTCTCTGAAAGCTTCCGGATCGTTAACAGCAAGTTCAGAAAGCATCTTTCGGTTTATAGATACTCCCGCTAATTTCAAACCATGAATGAATTCGCTATATTTCAAGCCTTCGTTTCGAGCAGCTATATTGATTCTTGCGATCCAAAGCTTCCGCATATCTCTCTTTTTCAACTTCCTTCCAACGTAGGAGTACCACTTTGACCTCACATACATCTGTTTTGCAAGTTTATATCTTCTACTGAGGGCACCTCTGTAACCCTTGGCTTCCTTTAAGAATTTTCTTCTTTTCTTTTTGGCATGTACGGATCTTTTCACTCGCATCGTTCATCCCTCCTCACTTTTTTCCAAGAAGTCTGAGAACCCTGTCTTTGTCTGCATTGGATACAACATCTTTTTTCCTTAAAGCTCTTAAAACGTTCCTTCTCTTTTTTCGTGTTTTATGACTTTTGTAAGCATGGTTCCTGATGATCTTTCCCTTTCTTGTAACTCTAAATCTTTTCGCTGCGCTTCTGTTTGTTTTCATCTTGGGCATTTCCAAGACCTCCCTTATGGATTTTTCGGTTTTAGCACCATCCACATGTCTCTTCCTTCAACCTTTGGAGGTTGTTCAACAATCGCAAGATCTTCTGTGTCCTTTATGACTCTCTCGAGGATCTCTTTTCCCTTGTCGGTAAACATCATCTCTCTTCCAATGAACATCACAACAACTCTGACTTTATGACCATCTTCTAAAAATCTTCTTATATGCTTCACCTTCGTTTGATAATCGTGCTCATCGATTTTCAGACGAAACTTCATCTGCTTCATTTGAACTGTCTTTTTCTTGTTTTCCTTCTGTTTTTTGGTAAGTTGATACTTGTACTTCCCATAATCCATTATCTTTGCAACCGGTGGATTCGCATTAGGAGCGACAAGAACCAAGTCCAATCCCCTATCTCTTGCCAGTTCCAAAGCTTTTCTCGTTGGCATGATACCGATTTGCTTCCCATTCTCGTCTACCACCCTGACTTTTGGGAACCTTATCTGTTCATTTCTTGGAAGATCCACGTTCGAACCGATACTGATCGCCTCCTTTACTTATAAAAAATAACGGGCAAAAAGCCCGCTTCCCTTAGAAGCTGTATCCTCGAGGGATATTTACCCTGGAAGCTCTTTGGCTCCAGGGTGGGAAGCCGGGCTGGCCTCCACTTGCTTTCCCAAAAAAATCTGGTGGGCCGTGCAGGACTCGAACCTGCAACCCCCTGATTAAGAATCAGGTGCTCTACCTGTTGAGCTAACGGCCCACCTCAATAACCCTTCCTCGTGGTGCCCCCGGGAGGAATCGAACCTCCATCTGCGGATTAGGAATCCGCCGTTCTATCCGTTGAACTACGGGGGCCCCCGCTGGTGGAGCCGATGGGACTTGAACCCACGACCTCTACCGTGCCATGGTAGCGCTCTCCCAACTGAGCTACGGCCCCACCTCATTCACATATTATAACATAGTCAATTTCTCTTGAAAAGACCCTTCTATCCAAACATGCCGGAAAAGATTATAACATGAAGAAATGTTTCGTTCAACCCTCAAACACTTGTCAATAATTTACAGCAGATGTAAAATTATCTTGGGGGTGTAAAGGATGAAACTCTTGATCATTGGTATGGGTAATATAGGAAAACAAATTTTTAGGATGGCCAGTTTCGAGAAAGCATACATCTTCGACAAGTATCAAAGGTTAACACTTCCGAACGCTTATCAACTTGAAACTTTCCATATCCCACCCGATGTTGATACCGTAATCGAATGTGCCTCACCTGAGGCGGTCAAAGAACTTTCCTTTCAAATTCTAGAAAGTAAAGTAAATTATCTCATCATCAGTACCAGTGCCTTTGCCGACAAAGTCTTCAGAGAAAAATTTTTCGAAACATTGAAACACTCACCAACAAAGGTTTTCTTTCCGTCAGGGGCAATAGGTGGAATCGATCTCATCTCTGCCATAAAGGATTCCGTAAAGCAGGTACACATCGAAACAAAGAAACATCCCAAGAATTTGGAATTGAATATCAAAGGCCAAACGGTTGTTTTTGATGGATCCGTGGAAGAAGCAGCCAAACGGTTCCCAAGGAATATAAACATTGCCTCGACCGTGGGCCTCGTGGTTGGTTTCGAAAAAGTGAAAGTGAGGATGATAGCAGACTCCTCCATTTCACACAACATCCACACTATCGAAGTCGACTCAGATGTGGGAAGATACGAATTCAAAATAGAGAATCTACCTTCTCCTGAAAATCCCAAAACTAGCATAATAACAGTTTATTCTATTCTGAGAACACTGAAAAATCTGGAGTCGAAAATCATCTTTGGCTAAGGAGGAAAAAACAATGGTGAACAAAATTCTTAAATTGAAAAAAGAAAAAGGCTACATCATCCTCGCACACAACTATCAGATACCAGAAATTCAAGATATAGCAGACTTTGTAGGAGATTCACTTCAACTTGCAAAGCTGGCTATCGAATTGGAGGAGAAAAGAATTCTTTTTCTCGGAGTGGATTTCATGGCAGAACTCGTAAAAATCTTGAATCCTGAAAAGAAGGTAATAATACCAGATAGAAATGCAACTTGTCCAATGGCAAATAGACTTACTCCAACAATTATAGAAGAATACAAAGAAAAATATCCTGAGGCATCTGTGGTACTCTATGTGAATAGTACTGCTGAATGTAAAGCCATGGCCGACGTTATTTGTACCTCTGCAAACGCAATAGATGTGATCGAGAAAGTAGATTCAGAAGTGATTCTTTTTGGCCCAGATAAGAATCTTGCAGAGTATGTAGCTGAAAAGACAGGAAAGAGAATAATTCCAATGCCAGCGAATGGGTATTGTCCTGTTCATCAATTTGACCCAACCTCTGTCGAAAAAGCAAGAAAAAAATTTCCGAACGCCAGAGTGGTGGTTCACCCAGAATGTCCAAAGGAAGTGAGAGATAATGCAGATTACGTAGGAAGTACAGGTCAGATGGAACAAATTCCAGAAATCGATCTTTCACAGACCTTTGTGGTAGGAACGGAAATTGGAATGGTACACAAATTGAGAAAGAAGTTTCCACATAAAAATTTTGTGCCGTTGGAAAATACGGTGTGTGTGAACATGAAGAAAAACACCCTAGAAAACTCTCTCTTGGCTTTGGAGACGGAGTCGTTTGAAGTAGTACTCCCAGATGACGTCCTTGAAAAAGCAAAAGCGCCAATTCTCAAGATGTTCGAAATTATGGGGTGAGGACATGGATAGGCTAATTCGTATTCTGATGAAACAAGTGGAAGAAGATGAAGGAAGTATAGACCTTGCCTCCTTTTCTTTGCGAGGCATCAAAACTGAAGCTTCCATAATCTTGAAAACCGAAAACGTAGTTGCCTCCGGAATCGAAATTATTCAACAGTTCACCGAAAGACAGGGCATTGCTACCATTTTTTTTGTAAAGGATGGAGATTTTATCACGAGAAAAGGTGAAATAGGGAAACTTTCAGGAGACGCGTACAAAATTCTTCTGACTGAAAGAACTCTGCTGAACACTTTGGCTTTGATGTTCTCGACCGCAACCGTTACCCGGAGATTTGCTCAGAAATTGAAACATGCAAAGATCGCAGCAACAAGAAAAGTGATTTTAGGTAGTAGTCTCTTTCAAAAACTCTCTGTGATCCACGGTGGAGGAGATTCCCATCGTTTCAACCTTAGCGAATGCGTTATGTTGAAAGACAACCATCTCAAAATTTACGGGAGTGTAGAGAAGGCTATTCGTGCAATCAGAAAGATGGTATCCTTTACCAAAAAAATAGAGGTTGAGGTTGAAAACTTGGAAAATGCTTTAGAAGCTGTTGAAGCTGGAGCCGACATTGTCATGTTGGATAATCTTACTCCAGAAGAAGTGAGAAAAATATCTGGAGAAGTTAAAAGAAAGAATCCAAATGTGATAATTGAAGTTTCCGGGGGCATCACGGAAGAGAATTTGACAGAATATGACCTAGAAACGGTGGATCTCATATCCACGAGCCGATTGACTTTTGGAGGCGTATTCGTAGATTTGTCACTCGAAATTCAACGGTAGAGGTTTAAAATCAGACCGTTGATTTCCTCTATTCTGGCGGCAAGATTTATAGTATGCCATTCGTTGCTCATAATTTTTTCGGTGAGTTCTATCAATCTTTCATTCACTTCTTCCACTACAAGATGAAGCTTCACTCTACCGGTGTTTATGTCAAAACTTCCAGAAAGCTTGTAAATCTTCTTTTCGACGATTCTCAAAAATTCTTTTATGGCATCTTTGTATCTCTTCAGGTTCATGGGGGTGGGAGATCTCACCAATTCATTTCCAGCACTTACGACCTCTTCTACCGCTTTTTCGAGAAGCTTTTCGAACTGGGCTTCTTTGAGATCTTCCATTACCTCAAAAAATTCCTTCTTCTTGGAATCCCCCACTCCCGCTGTCCTTTTGGACTTTTTTCCTTTTATTCTTTGATTCTTCAGAGGCTCTCCTCCGAGAGGATCAATTCTCAATTTTTCATCTCCCCGGAAATGACCTTCAATTTTTCTTGGTCAATATACAATCTTTTGTATTCTCTGCCCTTGACTTCAATCGTAACAGGTTTCTTAGTAATCGAGGGGGGGCCAAATATGTCAATAGCGTAGCTTGACACCTTTTCCAGGAGTTTGTACAAAGCGAATCTGTTCAAGTTATTGAATCCAAACTTCTTCACCCAACTTCCAACGAAGATAAAATCAAAGAATCTCATCTTTCTTTTAGAAAGCTCTTTAACAAAATCGGGAAAATCTTCGCAATTCGTATTAAGAATATTTCGGCAGAGATTTTGAAATTCTTCCTTCGACATAACCGAGTAAAACACCCTTTCTGCCTTGACTCCAAGGAGGTTTTCCATTTTTTCCAAATCGCTCAAAGGTCTTTCAGAGAAGAGAGTTTCCTTTCTCACGGGATCGTAGGACTCTTTTGGAAAAGAGACAACGAAAACCATTCTTTTTTCATCATCAATTCTAACAAAGTAACTCTCATCATCAACCCTGAACAAGTAATGAACTGCACTTGCCCTGTAATCGGGGGAAGTAAGAAACGAACGATAGTAAAGAAACGCGACCGAAACAATGGCCACAAATATCAAAACAATCGTCAAGATGATTTTACTCGACTTCTTCATCGACGTGCCCTCCTCTTTTCATGAGAATACTGTTCCAAAGTTCTACGGTCTCTGGTATCAAAAGAAGGTCTCTTCCCACTGCGTAGAAAATTTTGTTCTTCAAAACTTGGAAAAATCCTTCTTCTAAACTTCTGAAAGCGATTTTCCTCAGTACGTCGACTCCTGGAAAATCGCGTGTGTATTCGAGAGAATCAGCTATAAAAAGAATTTTCCCTATTTCTTTGAAACTAACGTGCCCCGAAGTATGATAGGCTACTGCCAGAAGTACTTCTTCATCGTTTACGTTGAATCGTCTTTTGAGGTATTCCGCTGCCACCTTTCCATGAAGCAACACAGGATGTATTCTCTCCAACTCGGAAATTTCCAAACCATACACTTGAGCTATTTTCAAAAGTTTTCGGGGTGGGATATCTCTGAACATGTCGTGCGAAAGAGCCGCCAATTCCAATCTATCTAAATCAACACCGTATATCTCTCCGAGTTTTTTTGAAAAGTCTATCACCGATCTCACGTGAGTTATCCTCCGTTTTGATAGAATCCTGCTTACTATCGTTTCTAATTCACTCACAACTGTGGTCATCGTTACCACACCTCTCTTTCCATCCACTCCACTTCCATGCCAGGGAGAAAGTCCAAATAATCCTCAATGGAATCAAAAACTCTCTCAATCAAAGCCTTGTTCGTGTTTACCATGGCGATTCCTATTTCGAAGAAACTTTTCGAATCATGGGCACCAATTTCGGAAATGGAGATGTTGTACTTTTTTCGCAAATCGTTCATCAACTTTTTCAAAATACTCCTCTTCTCTTTCAAAGACCTCACACCGAAAACCCTGACCCGAAGATTCGCAACACCAACGTTCATTCTATCACCCGCTCTCAATAGAGAACGAAGGAAAGAACCAGAGGTTCTTTTCTAATCTCCAATTTGGCATGAGAATTTCTCACAGATACTCTAAAAAGATCGTTGTTAAAA includes these proteins:
- the infC gene encoding translation initiation factor IF-3, with the protein product MDLPRNEQIRFPKVRVVDENGKQIGIMPTRKALELARDRGLDLVLVAPNANPPVAKIMDYGKYKYQLTKKQKENKKKTVQMKQMKFRLKIDEHDYQTKVKHIRRFLEDGHKVRVVVMFIGREMMFTDKGKEILERVIKDTEDLAIVEQPPKVEGRDMWMVLKPKNP
- a CDS encoding YaaR family protein; amino-acid sequence: MRIDPLGGEPLKNQRIKGKKSKRTAGVGDSKKKEFFEVMEDLKEAQFEKLLEKAVEEVVSAGNELVRSPTPMNLKRYKDAIKEFLRIVEKKIYKLSGSFDINTGRVKLHLVVEEVNERLIELTEKIMSNEWHTINLAARIEEINGLILNLYR
- the nadC gene encoding carboxylating nicotinate-nucleotide diphosphorylase, which translates into the protein MDRLIRILMKQVEEDEGSIDLASFSLRGIKTEASIILKTENVVASGIEIIQQFTERQGIATIFFVKDGDFITRKGEIGKLSGDAYKILLTERTLLNTLALMFSTATVTRRFAQKLKHAKIAATRKVILGSSLFQKLSVIHGGGDSHRFNLSECVMLKDNHLKIYGSVEKAIRAIRKMVSFTKKIEVEVENLENALEAVEAGADIVMLDNLTPEEVRKISGEVKRKNPNVIIEVSGGITEENLTEYDLETVDLISTSRLTFGGVFVDLSLEIQR
- a CDS encoding DUF503 domain-containing protein — protein: MNVGVANLRVRVFGVRSLKEKRSILKKLMNDLRKKYNISISEIGAHDSKSFFEIGIAMVNTNKALIERVFDSIEDYLDFLPGMEVEWMEREVW
- the nadX gene encoding aspartate dehydrogenase gives rise to the protein MKLLIIGMGNIGKQIFRMASFEKAYIFDKYQRLTLPNAYQLETFHIPPDVDTVIECASPEAVKELSFQILESKVNYLIISTSAFADKVFREKFFETLKHSPTKVFFPSGAIGGIDLISAIKDSVKQVHIETKKHPKNLELNIKGQTVVFDGSVEEAAKRFPRNINIASTVGLVVGFEKVKVRMIADSSISHNIHTIEVDSDVGRYEFKIENLPSPENPKTSIITVYSILRTLKNLESKIIFG
- the nadA gene encoding quinolinate synthase NadA gives rise to the protein MVNKILKLKKEKGYIILAHNYQIPEIQDIADFVGDSLQLAKLAIELEEKRILFLGVDFMAELVKILNPEKKVIIPDRNATCPMANRLTPTIIEEYKEKYPEASVVLYVNSTAECKAMADVICTSANAIDVIEKVDSEVILFGPDKNLAEYVAEKTGKRIIPMPANGYCPVHQFDPTSVEKARKKFPNARVVVHPECPKEVRDNADYVGSTGQMEQIPEIDLSQTFVVGTEIGMVHKLRKKFPHKNFVPLENTVCVNMKKNTLENSLLALETESFEVVLPDDVLEKAKAPILKMFEIMG
- the yqeK gene encoding bis(5'-nucleosyl)-tetraphosphatase (symmetrical) YqeK — encoded protein: MTTVVSELETIVSRILSKRRITHVRSVIDFSKKLGEIYGVDLDRLELAALSHDMFRDIPPRKLLKIAQVYGLEISELERIHPVLLHGKVAAEYLKRRFNVNDEEVLLAVAYHTSGHVSFKEIGKILFIADSLEYTRDFPGVDVLRKIAFRSLEEGFFQVLKNKIFYAVGRDLLLIPETVELWNSILMKRGGHVDEEVE
- a CDS encoding Mrp/NBP35 family ATP-binding protein — translated: MENTKKIAVMSGKGGVGKTTIAVNLAVSLSAEGYKVGLLDLDLHGPNVQRMLGVSLPPSEGEKIVPAKYGSSLKVFSLAMILQEGAPVIWRGPLKHKAIEQLANDVEWGEIDYLVCDLPPGTGDEALSTFQVIKPDGVVIVSTPQKVAGDDVRRAMNFVKRLGGKVIGIVENMSYLVCPNCGEKIFVFGKGETEKIAQEFNVSLLARIPMDPDIVSLSDEGKPIVVYKRGTSIEEEFRKIVEKILSL
- the rplT gene encoding 50S ribosomal protein L20, with product MRVKRSVHAKKKRRKFLKEAKGYRGALSRRYKLAKQMYVRSKWYSYVGRKLKKRDMRKLWIARINIAARNEGLKYSEFIHGLKLAGVSINRKMLSELAVNDPEAFREYVKIAKEALAS
- the rpmI gene encoding 50S ribosomal protein L35, with translation MPKMKTNRSAAKRFRVTRKGKIIRNHAYKSHKTRKKRRNVLRALRKKDVVSNADKDRVLRLLGKK